Genomic segment of Saprospira sp. CCB-QB6:
TGACGTATTGGCGGGCAGGAGGGGGGCTGTATACGCCCGAAGAGAATGGACTGGCCTATGCGTTAGAAGAGCAGCCGCTGCAAGCGGCTGCTTTCCCTTGGCCCAAAAAGGGATTGCGTTTGGGCGTTTATGAGGAGCAGCCAATAGCGGCAGGCAGTCTGTCTTTTATTAAGTCCATAAGTGCCCAAATTTACGTGATGGCCGCTAAATATAAGCAGGAAGCAGGCTTTGACGATTGTATTTTGCTGAATGCCTGGGGGCATGTGGTGGAGACAATAGCGGCCAATTTATGGATTCGGAAAGGAGCGCAATGGGCCACGCCAGCTCTTTCGGAAGGAGCTGTTGCTGGGGTGTTTCGGGCTTATTTGCTGGATTTGTTTGCGCAGGAAGGGGTTTTTGTGGAGCAAAAAGCGCTCAGCTTGGGGGATTGTCTGGCCGCAGATGAAATTTGGCTGACGAATGCGGTGCAGGGAATTAGTTGGGTGCGAGAGCTGGAGGGGAAACGCTATGCTTGTAGCTGGGCAGAGCTTTGGCAACCTAAGCTGAATGAGATGCTTTGGGGAAAATAAAATTTGGCCCAGACTCCCCGAAGGGATTCCTTAAGGAATCCCGTAGAGGGGAGGGTGGGCGGGGACATATTAGCGAATGAGGAGCGTAGCGACGAATGCCAATTTTGCGTTCTACAGGCCCGAAGGGCCGCAGGCCTAGCGATGTGAAGGGGTGGCCGAAGGCCAGACCCAGCCAGCTTGCTGGCGCAGGGCCGAGCGAGCAGCGAGCCCTGAAACGTAGCGCCGCAGCGAAGCTGCGGAGGCCCCAAAAAACAGTTAGGAAAAGATGAAATCCTTTGATAGAAATAGGTTAAATTTGGGAATCTCTTAACAGAACGCCCATCTGAGGATGGGGCCAATGAACAAAACCAAAATGATTAGAATTTTTAGTGTACTTATTTGCTGCCTATTTCTATTTACGGCCTGTGATCAGTTGCCCAAGGGAGAGGATGTCTCTACAGCTGAAGATGAAATTGTAGATGAACAATTGCCCGAGCTAGAGGTTAAAGAATACAAAGTAGTAGAGCCCCCACAGGGTTGTCAGCTGCCCAAAACCGTAGCGGATTTGAGTAGTGGATTGAAAAAAATATTTTATCAATTTAACGATAAGAATCAGGCAAGTTTGGCCCTTTTTGGTAAATCTATGCAGTTAGGTAAAAAAGAAGTGGTCGTTATTGTAGACTATATGCAGTATAAAGATATGGACTGTGATGAGGATAAAAGTCGTTATGGGGTTGGGGTGCGTTTATTCTTGCATATTGAAAAGGCCAATCGTAAAATAGATCTTAACAACTTGCCTCAGTTGGCGGCCAATGTGCAGCTAGGGCGTGCTTCGGTGCGTTATGTTTTTCAGACTATTGGCGTAACTGGGCCAAAAATTAATGACCTTTTGCCTAAATCGAACACCAATACCTTTGATGTAGAAGGTTATGCCAATGTAATTCATGCCGTAGATCAGGTGCAAAGCTTGATTCGCGATGGTATTGAAGGCGTAAACATTGCCCCCCAGGCAATTCCAACAAACTAAAAATATTTCATGCATAGCATAGAACCTCATTTTCGTTGGCGAGACGAATATACAGCAGAGCAAGATGAGCGCTCGCCTTTTTATGGCCGAGAGTATAGCGAGTTCTTTTTTGAGAATAAGATCTATAACTACCTGATTCATCCGCAATGGGATGAATTTGGTTCGGAGACCCTCTATCTTAAAATTCTTTTTGTGGATTATGAGCGAGGGTATGCCATCATTGAACTGATTGGGGAGTGGAACGACACCCTTAACAACGATATGGGCTGCTTGAAAGATGAATTATTGGACCTTTTACAAGGGGAGGGGATTCGCTATTTTATGCTTATCATGGAAAACGTATTGAATTTTCATGGCAGCGATGATTCCTATTACGAAGCCTTTGTAGAGGATTTGGATGAGGAAGAAGGTTGGTGCTGTTTTCTGAATTTGCGGCAGCATTTGAGCGATGAAATGGAGGCTCATGATATTCATGAGCATATTTATTTTGGAGCCCCTTTTAATGAATTGAATTGGCGACCACAAAAGCCCTTGCATCTCTTTTTGCAGATAAAGGAAAAGGTTAAGGCTTTTGATGAGCCCGTTTATTTTTTGGATTAGGGGAGAAAAAGTAGCCGTAATTTTTTTACGGCTGCTTTTTTTCATTTATTGTAGGCAATAAATAAAGTGTCAATTATGCTATGTAAATTTACGGTCTCTAATTTCAAGAACTTTAAGGAACCTTTTAGTTTTTCCTTGGAAGATGCAAAGAACTACAGCTTTAATGCTTCTGCAGTAAAAGAGGGGGTAGTACAAAATGCCATTGTTTATGGATACAATGGAGTAGGCAAATCAAATTTAGGTTTGGCTCTTTTTGATATTGTTGGGCATTTGACGGATAAGCACACAGATGCAGATAATTCTTATGGGGAGAGTAGTTACTTAAATGCTTATAGTAGAACTCAATCGGCGACTTTCAAGTATGAATTTTTATTTGATAAGCATCGAGTTATCTATTCTTATGAAAAGAAGAGCTTTCGTTTATTATTAAAAGAACAACTTGTAATTAACGATCGAATTGTGGCTGAAATAGATCGTAGTCAAACTACTATAGCAAGAATCAAGCTAGCTGGAGCAGAAAGCTTAAACAAGGATTTAAATAATCCAAACTTATCTTTATTAAAGTATATTAAAACGAATGCAAACTTAATTGATAGCCTAGAAAATAGAGTTTTAGGATGTTTTTTTGATTTTGTAAATAAAATGCTTTTTTATCGATCCTTGTCTAGAAATCTATACTTAGGTTATGAGAATGGTGTCTGGGATATTGAGACAGATATTATAAAAAAGGGGAAATTAAAAGACTTTGAACTATTTTTAAATGAGAAGGCTAATTTAGATTGTCGCTTAGAGGCCGTAAGTACTTTTGATAAAATAATTATTGCTTTTGATTTTAATGGGGTTCATATTCCCTTCTACGATATTGCATCTACGGGAACGCAAGCACTAGCACTTTTTTATGCTTGGAGTCTTCGTTTGCGTTCTGAGCAGCCTGTTTCTTTTTTATTTATAGATGAATTTGATGCCTTTTATCATCATGAGTTGTCTCGAGCAATTGTAGAGCTGCTTAAAGAGTCTGAAGTTCAGTTTGTGCTCACAACTCATAATACATCTATCATGACTAACGATTTACTGCGTCCTGATTGTTATTTTTTAATGTGGCCCAATAAAATACAATCACTAGCTGCTAGCACGGCAAAAGAGTTGAGAGAGGCGCATAACATTGAAAAAATGTATAAAGCAGGAGCCTTTTATGAGTAGAATTCTTTTTGTATTTGAGGGCGGTCGAGCAGAAAATCAGATTGGAGAGCGCTTAAAAGCATTGAATTTAATAGAGCAAAATACCATTTTTACAGTCTATGGGGAAAATATTTATACGTTCTATCGGCAATGCTCAGAAGATGAGTTTCTGGATACCTTTACTTTACTAAAAAACCGTCAACCTAATCAATTAGAGGGCTTTGGCCGAGATGATTTTAGTGAGTTATACTTTTTCTTTGATTATGATGGGCACGATCGTATGGCTACTGATGAACAAATAGTAGAAATGCTAGAATTCTTTACGAATGAAACAGAAGAAGGGAAGCTCTATATTAGTTATCCGATGCTTGAAGCGATTAAGCATTTAGCTGATGAGATTGATTTTAAAGAATTAGTTGTAGCGGCTAGAACAAAAATTAACTATAAAAATTTGGTGGGCAATGAAGCTAGTTCTCGTTTTCAGAATCTAAAAACTTGGGAGCTAAGTCACTGGCGAGAAGTTGCAGTAGCCCATTTAAGAAAGATGAATTATGTTGTTCATCAGAATTTCAGTTGGCCCCAAAGACTGATTGACCAATTGACTATTTTTGAATCTCAGCAAAACAATTACCTCAATAGAGCAGAAGTTGTAGCTGTTTTGAGTGGATATCCTTTAATGCTTGCCGATTATTATGGCCTTTTAGGTTTAAGAAAAAAGTTAGCTTTTCTTGATGAGGAGCATTGAAAAGAAAAAGTCTTCTTCAATAAGTTCACCGATTACAAGCGCTCGCTCAAAAAAAAGCGAGCGCTTTTTTGTTTCTTGTGAAGCAAACCAGAGGAGGAATCAAAATGAAAGTATTACACACTGCCGATTGGCATTTGGGCCATAAGTTATTCAACCAAAGTAGAGAAGAGGAACATGCCGCTGTTCTTCAACAGATTTTAGATTTCATTATAAGGGAGAAGGTAGAACTACTGATTATCGCAGGGGATGTTTTTGACCAACATTTGCCGCCCAACTATGCACAGGCGCAGTACTATAACTTTCTCAAAGACCTACAACAAACCCCCTGTCATACGGCTGTAGTAGTTGCGGGTAATCATGACTCTTTCAACTTTTTGGATAGTAGTAAACAACTGCTTAATAGCCTCAATGTAAAAGTAGTGGCCAATTTGCCCACTAATTTAGAAGAGCAGTTAATCGAAATTCGGACTCCGCAAGGCGAACTACAAGCCTATGTTGCTGCAGTTCCCTTTCTACGTGAGCGAGAACTTCGACAGGGCCAAATGTTGCCTTATGAGGAGCGCATTTTAGCACTTAAGCAGGCAATTCGACAGCATTATGCCGATTTAGCGGCTCTTTTGGCTGATAAAACGGAACTAAATATTCCTCTAATTGCCACAGGACATTTATATGTGGACCAAGGGCAGCGAGATGGCCGCAGCGATTATATCCATATTGGTCAAGCCGACCTTTTTCCTGCACAAGATTTTCCCAGCCTTTTTGATTATGTCGCTTTGGGCCATTTGCACCGCCCTCAAAAGCTAGGAGAGCAGGGCCGAATTTGCTACTCAGGCTCTATCTTACCTATGGATTTTAATGAAATCAATTATGCGCAATCTGTGCAGTTGCTTGAATTTGAAGGTCGAAAATTGCTTCAGAACAAAACGAAACCTCTGCAGCTGCTTCGCCGTTTAATCTTTTATAAGGGAGATGAGCAAAAAATTAGAGCCAAACTAGAAAAACTCCCCGCTCTAGGCGAAAAAGTTAGTGATTTACTCAAACTAGAGCTAGAAGTACCACAGTTTTTGCCAGCTCTAGAGCAAGAGTTTCGCAAAATACTGAAAGGAAAGGCAGCAGAACTTATCTCTATGCAACAAAAATTGGAGGCTAATGCTGCCGAAAACCAGTCCAAAGGTCCCGATAAAGACCTTGCAGAATTAAGCCCCGAAGCATTATTTGATCTCTACCTCCAAGAAAAAGGAACGGCTCCAAAAGCAATTGAAGGCTTACAAAAAAGCTTTACGGAATTACTTTCTTGGATGCAGGAACAAGATCGCGATTAAAGCCAAAAAGATGTCTAAACGAATATATTACCGATTAGGAGTCTTCTGCCTGAGCCTCTGCAGCTTTGGGGCGCTCTATTTTCTCAACTTTATGGCCAATCCCTCCGAGCGAGAATTGATGCAAGAAGGCAAACGGATTATTATCCGCGACCCACAAACTAATAAACAACGAGTAATTATTATGGCCCCACCACATCAACGACTCGATAGTAGTAGTGGCCGAATGCTCCCCAGAGAAGAAGCCAATGGCCGCCTGCCCGATGTAGAGTTCCTAAAACTAATGCTGAAGAAAGGAAAAGATGGAACTCCCGTTTTATAACTCACTAAAAAAGCCCTGATTTATATAAATCAGGGCTTTTCCATTAAATTTCTTTTCGTAAGCGAGCAACGGGAATATTCAACTGCTCCCGATATTTGGCCACCGTTCGCCGAGCAATATTATAGCCCTTATCCTGTAAGCTTGTTTTTAGCTTCTCATCAGAAAGAGGTTTGCGCTTGTTTTCCGCTTCAATAATTTCTGTAAGAATCTTTTTAACTTCTAAGGTAGAGACTTCCTCTCCAGATTGAGTTTGTAGGGATTCTGAGAAAAAGCTCTTAAGCCGCTTGGTCCCAAATTCTGTTTGTACGTATTTACTATTGGCTACCCTAGAAATAGTCGAAATATCTAGGCCCGTAATTTCAGCAATATCTTTTAAGATCATGGGGCGCAACCGCTTCTCATCTCCTGTTAAGAAGAAGTCTTCTTGATAGTTCATGATGGTGTACATGGTCTTAAACATGGTGTCTTGTCGCTGTCTAATAGCATCAATAAACCAACGAGCGGCATCAATTTTTTGCTTGACAAACATAATAGCCTCTCGCTGCTTTTTATCTTTTTTGCTAGCACTATAGGCCTCTAGCATGTTTTTATACTCCTTATTGATGCGCAATTCAGGCGCATTACGGCTATTCAATCGCAGCTCTAATTCACCATTTTTGTTTTCAATGATAAAGTCGGGCACCACATATTTCTTAATCTTAGAAGAAGAAGCATAAACGCTGCCTGGCTTGGGATTGAGCTTCAAAATCTCATCCGTCGCCTCTTTTAGGTCCTCTCTAAAAATATTGAGCTGTCGAATTAGCTTTTTATAGTGCTTCTTAGAAAAGGGTTCAAAGTAATCCTTAATAATGCGATGCGCCAATTTAAGGCTCTTCATCTCCTTTTCCTCATAATATTGCTGAACATCTTCAGACTGCAGTTTGCGGTCCAGTTGCAAAAGTAAACACTCTCGCAAATCTCTGGCACCAATGCCTGCTGGTTCAAAACTATGAACGACCTCTTCCAAAACACGTACAATATCTGCCTCTTTAAAGCGTATATTTTCAGCAAAGAGTAAGTCATCAGCCAAAGCAATCGGTTCGCGACGCAAGTAGCCATCATCATCCAAACTTCCCATAATTTGACGAGCAATCAACTCCTCTTTTTCTGTCAACTCACGCATGCCCAATTGCCGCTCTAACTGCTCCTGAAAACTAGACTCCACTGCTACGGGAATCGTCTTTTCTTCTTGATCTGGGGAGTAATTATTTACTTCTAACTTATAGGAGGCCTCATCATTGCCTAAGTATTCTTCTAGATAATCTTCAAAATCAGGATCATTAAGTTCCTCATCATCCTCTTCTTTTTTTTCCGATTCTTCACTCCCAATTAGGTATTCTTCCTCTAAAGGGTCCTCTTTTTCCTCCTCATCATTCTGGTGCTCATCAATTTCTAGGGCAGGGTTGCCCTCCAATTCTTG
This window contains:
- a CDS encoding aminotransferase class IV — translated: MNNRAFKYGDGAFETIRVGPKGAPLLPWHEQRLRRSLDQLGILAPKDFQLEQFIRLGETYRLRLTYWRAGGGLYTPEENGLAYALEEQPLQAAAFPWPKKGLRLGVYEEQPIAAGSLSFIKSISAQIYVMAAKYKQEAGFDDCILLNAWGHVVETIAANLWIRKGAQWATPALSEGAVAGVFRAYLLDLFAQEGVFVEQKALSLGDCLAADEIWLTNAVQGISWVRELEGKRYACSWAELWQPKLNEMLWGK
- a CDS encoding AAA family ATPase, with the protein product MLCKFTVSNFKNFKEPFSFSLEDAKNYSFNASAVKEGVVQNAIVYGYNGVGKSNLGLALFDIVGHLTDKHTDADNSYGESSYLNAYSRTQSATFKYEFLFDKHRVIYSYEKKSFRLLLKEQLVINDRIVAEIDRSQTTIARIKLAGAESLNKDLNNPNLSLLKYIKTNANLIDSLENRVLGCFFDFVNKMLFYRSLSRNLYLGYENGVWDIETDIIKKGKLKDFELFLNEKANLDCRLEAVSTFDKIIIAFDFNGVHIPFYDIASTGTQALALFYAWSLRLRSEQPVSFLFIDEFDAFYHHELSRAIVELLKESEVQFVLTTHNTSIMTNDLLRPDCYFLMWPNKIQSLAASTAKELREAHNIEKMYKAGAFYE
- a CDS encoding exonuclease SbcCD subunit D C-terminal domain-containing protein, with translation MKVLHTADWHLGHKLFNQSREEEHAAVLQQILDFIIREKVELLIIAGDVFDQHLPPNYAQAQYYNFLKDLQQTPCHTAVVVAGNHDSFNFLDSSKQLLNSLNVKVVANLPTNLEEQLIEIRTPQGELQAYVAAVPFLRERELRQGQMLPYEERILALKQAIRQHYADLAALLADKTELNIPLIATGHLYVDQGQRDGRSDYIHIGQADLFPAQDFPSLFDYVALGHLHRPQKLGEQGRICYSGSILPMDFNEINYAQSVQLLEFEGRKLLQNKTKPLQLLRRLIFYKGDEQKIRAKLEKLPALGEKVSDLLKLELEVPQFLPALEQEFRKILKGKAAELISMQQKLEANAAENQSKGPDKDLAELSPEALFDLYLQEKGTAPKAIEGLQKSFTELLSWMQEQDRD
- the rpoN gene encoding RNA polymerase factor sigma-54, producing MLKQQQSQKMMQKLSPQQIQLMKLLQVPTDMLEQRVQQELEGNPALEIDEHQNDEEEKEDPLEEEYLIGSEESEKKEEDDEELNDPDFEDYLEEYLGNDEASYKLEVNNYSPDQEEKTIPVAVESSFQEQLERQLGMRELTEKEELIARQIMGSLDDDGYLRREPIALADDLLFAENIRFKEADIVRVLEEVVHSFEPAGIGARDLRECLLLQLDRKLQSEDVQQYYEEKEMKSLKLAHRIIKDYFEPFSKKHYKKLIRQLNIFREDLKEATDEILKLNPKPGSVYASSSKIKKYVVPDFIIENKNGELELRLNSRNAPELRINKEYKNMLEAYSASKKDKKQREAIMFVKQKIDAARWFIDAIRQRQDTMFKTMYTIMNYQEDFFLTGDEKRLRPMILKDIAEITGLDISTISRVANSKYVQTEFGTKRLKSFFSESLQTQSGEEVSTLEVKKILTEIIEAENKRKPLSDEKLKTSLQDKGYNIARRTVAKYREQLNIPVARLRKEI